The Pseudomonadota bacterium genome contains a region encoding:
- the gyrB gene encoding DNA topoisomerase (ATP-hydrolyzing) subunit B — protein MERQRVTDEKTRTKAQAGKATAAGSAGKPPGGSGAPAPAVKTGHSYDASKIKVLEGLDAVRRRPAMYIGSTNVHGLHQLVYEAVDNSVDESLAGFCTDVDVVIHIDGSVSVEDNGRGIPVDMHETEKVSAAEVVMTKLHAGGKFDHSAYKVSGGLHGVGISCVNALSEWLKLEIRREGKLYYQSYRRGKPDAPLEVKGKSERTGTKVHWKADAEIFETTDVNFDTLSQRLREIAFLNKGLKISITDEREKDKQHIFQYEGGIRSFVEHLNKAKDAVHGKVIHFEAEKDNVVVDVAMQWNTGYKEQIFSFANNINTRDGGTHLSGLKSALTRTINQYASKNDLLKKLNKPPDGEDIREGLCAVISVKLPNPQFEGQTKGKLGNSEIEGIVKQVVYEKLGEFLEMNGTVARKIVDKAVVAASAREAARQARNLVRRKSAMEAGTLPGKLADCQERDPAVSELYIVEGDSAGGSAKQGRDRRFQAILPLKGKILNVEKARFDKMLSSEEIRTIITALGTGVGEGDFDLSRLRYHRIILLADADVDGAHIRTLLLTFFYRQMPEIIENGYLYIGQPPLYRVKKGKSEKYLKDDGALEGFLIDLGVEGITVRPKGTDKAYSGKALAKITRQLIRYSDILDILKTRRDPRIIDAVVETGALNHTVLSGPQKKIDSALDEMAAYLNRRYPELSDFKIDQGDDPKDEAKRVIYNTVWDGFPRETAIDIEFLHSPEFKELKSLYEEFSKLGKAPYTVGHDGESTELSSLQKVKEYILTEGKRGFDIQRYKGLGEMNPSQLWETTLDPERRTLLQVRIDDAVEADSIFSVLMGDQVEPRREFIEKNALYVRNLDI, from the coding sequence ATGGAGAGACAGCGCGTGACCGACGAAAAGACCAGGACAAAAGCGCAGGCTGGAAAGGCTACGGCGGCCGGCTCGGCCGGGAAACCGCCGGGGGGGTCCGGCGCACCGGCGCCAGCCGTCAAGACAGGCCATTCCTACGATGCGTCCAAGATCAAGGTTCTCGAGGGGCTCGACGCGGTGCGCCGCCGCCCGGCGATGTACATCGGGTCCACGAACGTCCACGGCCTTCATCAGCTCGTCTACGAGGCGGTCGACAACTCGGTGGACGAGTCGCTCGCCGGGTTCTGCACGGACGTCGACGTCGTGATCCACATCGACGGCTCCGTATCGGTGGAGGACAACGGGCGCGGCATCCCGGTCGACATGCACGAGACCGAGAAGGTCTCCGCGGCCGAGGTCGTCATGACCAAGCTGCACGCGGGGGGCAAATTCGACCACTCCGCGTACAAGGTCTCGGGCGGCCTGCACGGCGTGGGCATCTCCTGCGTCAACGCCCTCTCCGAATGGCTCAAGCTGGAGATCAGGCGCGAAGGCAAGCTCTACTATCAGAGCTACAGGAGGGGGAAGCCGGACGCCCCCCTGGAAGTCAAGGGCAAGAGCGAGAGGACCGGCACCAAGGTCCACTGGAAGGCGGACGCGGAGATATTCGAGACCACCGACGTGAACTTCGACACGCTCTCGCAGAGGCTGAGGGAGATCGCCTTTCTTAACAAGGGGCTGAAGATCTCGATAACCGACGAGCGCGAGAAGGACAAGCAGCACATCTTCCAGTACGAGGGCGGCATACGGAGCTTCGTCGAGCACCTCAACAAGGCCAAGGACGCGGTGCACGGCAAGGTGATACATTTCGAGGCCGAGAAGGACAACGTGGTGGTCGATGTGGCCATGCAGTGGAACACCGGATACAAGGAGCAGATATTCTCCTTCGCCAACAACATAAACACCCGCGACGGAGGCACGCACCTCTCGGGCCTGAAATCCGCGCTCACCAGGACCATCAACCAGTACGCCTCCAAGAACGATCTTCTCAAGAAGCTGAACAAGCCGCCGGACGGGGAGGACATCCGCGAGGGGCTGTGCGCGGTCATCTCGGTCAAGCTTCCCAACCCGCAGTTCGAGGGGCAGACCAAGGGCAAGCTCGGCAACTCTGAGATCGAGGGGATTGTGAAGCAGGTCGTCTACGAGAAGCTGGGCGAGTTCCTCGAGATGAACGGCACGGTCGCCCGCAAGATCGTGGACAAGGCGGTGGTGGCCGCCAGCGCCCGCGAGGCCGCGCGCCAGGCCCGCAACCTGGTCCGCCGCAAGAGCGCGATGGAGGCCGGCACCCTGCCGGGCAAACTCGCCGACTGCCAGGAGCGCGACCCGGCGGTCTCGGAGCTCTACATCGTGGAGGGCGACAGCGCAGGGGGCTCGGCGAAACAGGGTCGCGACCGCAGGTTTCAGGCGATACTGCCGCTCAAGGGAAAGATCCTCAACGTCGAGAAGGCCCGCTTCGACAAGATGCTCTCGTCGGAAGAGATCCGCACCATCATCACCGCGCTGGGCACAGGCGTCGGCGAGGGCGACTTCGACCTCTCCAGGCTTCGGTACCACCGCATCATCCTCCTGGCCGACGCGGACGTCGACGGCGCGCACATACGCACCCTGCTGCTCACCTTCTTCTACAGACAGATGCCCGAGATAATCGAGAACGGCTACCTCTACATAGGGCAGCCGCCGCTCTACAGGGTGAAGAAGGGCAAGTCGGAGAAGTACCTCAAGGACGACGGCGCCCTGGAGGGGTTCCTCATCGACCTGGGCGTCGAGGGGATCACCGTCAGGCCGAAAGGCACCGACAAGGCCTACTCCGGCAAGGCGCTGGCGAAGATCACCCGCCAGCTGATCCGCTACTCCGACATCCTGGACATACTCAAGACCCGCAGGGACCCGAGGATCATAGACGCGGTGGTGGAGACCGGGGCGCTCAACCACACGGTGCTCTCGGGCCCGCAGAAGAAGATAGACTCGGCGCTGGACGAGATGGCGGCGTATCTCAACAGGCGCTACCCCGAGCTGTCCGACTTCAAAATAGACCAGGGCGACGACCCGAAGGACGAGGCGAAGAGGGTGATATACAACACGGTGTGGGACGGGTTCCCGAGGGAGACCGCGATCGACATCGAGTTCCTTCACTCGCCCGAGTTCAAGGAGCTCAAGTCCCTTTACGAGGAGTTCTCAAAGCTCGGGAAGGCGCCCTACACCGTGGGCCACGACGGCGAATCCACCGAGCTTTCGAGCCTGCAGAAGGTGAAGGAGTACATACTGACCGAGGGCAAGAGGGGCTTCGACATCCAGCGCTACAAAGGCCTCGGCGAGATGAACCCGAGCCAGCTCTGGGAGACGACCCTCGACCCGGAGCGGCGCACCCTGCTGCAGGTGCGCATAGACGACGCGGTCGAGGCGGACAGCATCTTCTCGGTGCTCATGGGCGACCAGGTCGAGCCCAGGCGCGAGTTCATCGAGAAGAACGCGCTCTACGTGAGGAACCTGGATATATAA
- a CDS encoding DNA replication/repair protein RecF has protein sequence MRIESLSLDGFRNIAELRLDPGPGVNLLVGRNAQGKTNIVEAIGLLSTGTSFRTSEFRDMIGWDATRADVSARVAGARGEDRIRVSMEQGRKGFERNGKRALARGPAALRCVLFAPEEIMLLRSSPAARRRYLDSFISQLAGTHRSHVSRYEKIVRQRNRILTDVEMPRPERERELVPWDEQLAEAGARIVEMRARWVELLNRRLPRLYGAMAPGDGRATLLYAPQCGEGLLEGGAPAVRAGLARQIEARRDDEFARCTTLVGPHRDDLEARIGSAGVKSFGSQGQHRSFVLALKLSEMEMLREEAGDEPILLLDDVASELDRDRNRLFFDSIAANSGQAFVTATSEGDLKFASRGRARVFVVSSGEVVARK, from the coding sequence ATGCGCATCGAATCCTTATCGCTCGACGGCTTCAGGAACATAGCGGAGCTGCGCCTCGATCCTGGCCCCGGGGTCAACCTGCTCGTCGGGAGGAACGCCCAGGGCAAGACCAATATCGTTGAGGCCATCGGCCTCCTTTCCACGGGCACATCCTTTCGGACCTCTGAATTCCGCGACATGATAGGCTGGGACGCCACCAGGGCCGACGTCTCCGCGCGCGTGGCCGGGGCCAGGGGCGAGGACCGGATAAGGGTGTCCATGGAGCAGGGCAGGAAGGGGTTTGAGCGAAACGGGAAGAGGGCGCTCGCCAGGGGGCCGGCGGCGCTCAGGTGCGTGCTCTTTGCGCCTGAGGAGATAATGCTGCTTCGGAGCTCGCCGGCCGCAAGGCGCAGATATCTCGACTCGTTCATCTCGCAGCTCGCAGGGACCCACAGGTCTCACGTGTCCAGATACGAGAAGATAGTGAGGCAGAGAAACCGGATCCTCACGGACGTGGAGATGCCAAGGCCCGAGAGGGAGAGGGAGCTTGTGCCGTGGGACGAACAGCTCGCCGAAGCGGGCGCCAGGATCGTGGAAATGAGGGCGAGGTGGGTCGAGCTCCTCAACCGCAGGCTGCCGCGCCTGTACGGGGCGATGGCGCCCGGAGACGGCCGGGCCACGCTCCTCTATGCGCCGCAATGCGGTGAAGGTCTCCTCGAGGGTGGCGCACCCGCCGTGCGCGCAGGCCTTGCGCGTCAGATCGAGGCGAGGAGGGATGACGAGTTTGCAAGGTGCACGACGCTGGTCGGCCCGCACAGGGACGACCTGGAGGCGAGGATAGGAAGCGCCGGGGTGAAGAGCTTCGGCTCCCAGGGCCAGCATCGCAGCTTCGTGCTGGCGCTCAAGCTCTCGGAGATGGAGATGCTCAGGGAGGAGGCGGGCGACGAGCCGATCCTCCTGCTCGACGACGTTGCAAGCGAGCTGGACCGCGACCGCAACCGCCTCTTCTTCGATTCAATCGCCGCAAACAGCGGCCAGGCCTTCGTCACCGCCACGTCGGAGGGGGATTTGAAATTCGCCTCCCGCGGCAGGGCCCGGGTCTTCGTGGTGAGTTCCGGCGAGGTCGTCGCCCGGAAATAG
- the dnaN gene encoding DNA polymerase III subunit beta: MEIKIARTEIMRGLGLVQSVVERKSTMPILTNVLLEAAGKNLSVTATDLEVGMNCAYAADVVENGRVTVHAKSLYDIVKELPDEAVHFKLKSGNRVEIKCGKSSFKIVGQAPDEFPALPKRGSGQTQKVEAKLICDMIDKTSFAMSSDETRYNLNGVYTDFSGGENGKTIQMVATDGHRLSVVRREVDAKWNMPKGGILPRKGVMELKRLMEAGDSPAELWADAKHLIAYRDNTTLVIRLIDGQFPPYEQVIPKKSKRVVSANRQELIHALKRVSVLSTDRSRGVRFTISSGSLDISASNPDLGEAREELSVQYKGDAFDIGFNARYFIDALNVIEDEQAALQLGDETSPCLVMSEFDRGFTHVIMPMRL, translated from the coding sequence ATGGAGATCAAAATCGCACGCACGGAGATCATGAGGGGCCTCGGCCTGGTCCAGAGCGTCGTGGAGAGGAAGAGCACCATGCCGATCCTCACCAACGTGCTCCTCGAGGCAGCGGGCAAAAACCTGTCTGTGACTGCGACGGACCTGGAAGTCGGCATGAACTGCGCTTATGCGGCGGACGTCGTTGAGAACGGCAGGGTCACCGTCCACGCGAAGAGCCTGTACGACATAGTCAAGGAGCTCCCGGACGAGGCGGTTCACTTTAAGCTGAAGAGCGGAAACAGGGTGGAGATCAAGTGCGGGAAGAGCAGCTTCAAAATAGTGGGGCAGGCGCCGGACGAGTTCCCGGCCCTCCCGAAGAGGGGGTCGGGCCAGACTCAGAAGGTGGAGGCGAAGCTCATATGCGACATGATAGACAAGACGTCGTTTGCCATGTCGAGCGACGAGACCAGATATAATCTAAACGGCGTTTATACCGATTTCTCGGGCGGGGAGAACGGCAAGACCATCCAGATGGTCGCCACAGACGGGCACAGGCTCTCGGTTGTCAGGCGCGAGGTCGACGCCAAATGGAACATGCCGAAAGGAGGCATACTGCCCAGAAAGGGCGTGATGGAGCTCAAAAGGCTCATGGAGGCCGGGGATTCGCCGGCAGAGCTCTGGGCCGACGCCAAACACCTCATCGCCTACAGGGACAACACGACCCTCGTGATCAGGCTCATAGACGGCCAGTTCCCGCCGTACGAACAGGTGATCCCGAAAAAGAGCAAGAGGGTGGTGTCGGCGAACCGCCAGGAGTTGATACACGCGCTCAAGCGCGTCTCGGTCCTGTCGACAGACCGCTCCCGCGGCGTCAGGTTCACGATCTCATCGGGGTCCCTTGACATCTCCGCTTCGAACCCGGACCTCGGCGAGGCAAGGGAGGAGCTCTCCGTCCAGTACAAAGGGGACGCATTCGACATCGGCTTCAACGCGCGCTACTTCATAGACGCGCTGAACGTGATCGAGGACGAACAGGCGGCGCTGCAGCTCGGGGACGAGACATCGCCGTGTCTCGTCATGAGCGAGTTCGATCGCGGGTTCACGCACGTGATCATGCCGATGAGGCTGTGA
- the dnaA gene encoding chromosomal replication initiator protein DnaA, with protein sequence MNNVLEQLKDRMRSKISDLNYNTWFKPILGSSLNEGSFVLKVPNKFVADWISDYYSDLIAQELFQITDKNLRVCFDVEETEGPAHLEDACAEGAPEKEAEAPLIRSVENLNGKYSFDRFVVGSCNQFAHAACKAAADLPGGHYNPLFIFGGVGLGKTHLLHAIGLQVASSQSNLNIIYVSAEKFMNELINCLRYQRMHDFRKKYRDSCDVLLIDDIQFLGGKERTQEEFFHTFNALHEAQRQIVITGDKLPKDIQGIEERLSSRFEWGLIADIKPPDLETRIAILKKKAEISNLKCPDSVAMFLASSIKSNVRELEGSLLRINAFASLTGASMSVELAQEVMGSMLCNRERTCSIESIQKTVAGFYNLNVSDLKSPRRMRVLAFPRQIAMYLCKKHVGSSFPEIGGKFGGKDHTTVMHACRKIEKLMKTDTRIQGEIAILEKNILH encoded by the coding sequence ATGAACAACGTCCTCGAACAGCTGAAAGATAGAATGCGCAGCAAGATCAGCGACTTGAACTATAACACATGGTTCAAGCCGATCCTGGGGTCAAGCCTCAATGAGGGCTCTTTTGTCCTCAAGGTGCCCAACAAGTTCGTGGCCGACTGGATAAGCGATTATTACAGCGACCTGATCGCACAGGAGCTCTTTCAGATCACAGACAAGAACCTGAGGGTCTGCTTCGACGTGGAGGAGACTGAGGGGCCGGCCCATCTGGAGGACGCGTGTGCCGAGGGGGCACCTGAGAAGGAGGCCGAGGCGCCGCTGATACGCTCGGTCGAGAACCTGAACGGCAAATACTCCTTCGACCGGTTCGTGGTAGGCAGCTGCAACCAGTTCGCCCATGCCGCATGCAAGGCAGCGGCCGACCTCCCCGGCGGCCATTACAACCCCCTGTTCATCTTCGGCGGGGTGGGGCTGGGCAAGACTCACCTGTTGCACGCAATCGGCCTCCAGGTCGCCAGCAGCCAGTCAAACCTCAATATAATATACGTCAGCGCAGAGAAGTTCATGAACGAACTGATAAACTGCCTGCGATACCAGAGGATGCATGATTTCAGGAAGAAATACCGCGACAGCTGCGATGTCCTGCTCATAGACGACATTCAGTTCCTGGGCGGCAAGGAACGAACCCAGGAGGAGTTCTTTCACACCTTCAACGCGCTCCATGAGGCCCAGAGGCAGATCGTCATAACGGGCGACAAGCTCCCCAAGGACATCCAGGGCATCGAGGAGAGGCTCAGCTCCCGCTTCGAGTGGGGACTCATCGCCGACATCAAGCCGCCAGACCTCGAGACGAGGATCGCAATCCTCAAGAAAAAGGCGGAGATCTCGAACCTCAAGTGCCCGGACAGCGTGGCCATGTTCCTGGCCAGCTCAATAAAGAGCAACGTCAGGGAGTTGGAGGGGTCCCTGCTGCGAATCAACGCCTTCGCCTCTCTCACCGGCGCCTCCATGAGCGTGGAGCTGGCTCAGGAGGTCATGGGGAGCATGCTCTGCAACAGGGAGCGGACCTGCTCCATAGAGTCGATTCAGAAGACCGTGGCCGGCTTTTACAACCTCAACGTCTCCGACCTGAAATCGCCGCGCAGGATGAGGGTTTTGGCGTTTCCCAGGCAGATCGCCATGTACCTGTGCAAGAAGCACGTGGGCTCGTCCTTCCCCGAGATAGGCGGGAAGTTTGGAGGCAAGGACCACACCACCGTCATGCACGCCTGCCGCAAGATCGAGAAGCTCATGAAGACCGACACGCGCATCCAGGGCGAGATCGCCATTCTGGAAAAGAACATCCTCCATTGA
- a CDS encoding Na+:solute symporter, with the protein MGLHPLDWSIVVGYMVLAVGIGLFLRRRAGKGLSNYFLSNRSFPWWLVGTSMVATTFSADTPLAVTGLIAKNGIAGNWFWWITGLSTLTVTFFFARWWHRSRVLTDVEYLELRYSGRSAAALRGFAALYRGLLLNAIKLGWVLLAMAKVLDTIFDVNKETALLISLLIVLIYSTMSGFWGVVVLDFFAFLIAMLGCIALAVLSVKHIGGMDALHSGLMARFGEKGAMDMMAIFPSVDSAWMPLFTVVVYFGILWWADARVEGGAYVAQRLMASKNEKHATLASLWFTFANIALRPWPWVIIALASFVVFPDLADKEAGFPMMMKTVLPIGLRGLMVTAFFAAFMSTIDTLVNWGSSYVVNDFYKRFFAREKGERHYVIAAKFCEAGLLCIGYFVSLKASSVSGMWQFIVDLTAGLGVVYVARWLWWRVNAWSEIAAMTASGATTILLKIFTDLDFAHSLVVILAVTTASWVTVTFLTSPVSMEKLTEFYRRVRPYPLFWKPVLANIDDPAERHCPDDFFKNVRCWAISAVALYSMLFAIGKWVLWVPSHALALTLLCAVSLVLLWNEMRERRPQVEEAPAIAKEPALESD; encoded by the coding sequence ATGGGGCTGCATCCGCTGGATTGGTCGATAGTGGTCGGCTACATGGTCCTCGCAGTCGGGATCGGCCTCTTCTTGAGGAGGCGCGCCGGCAAGGGCCTTTCCAACTACTTCCTCTCGAATCGAAGCTTCCCCTGGTGGCTGGTCGGCACATCCATGGTCGCCACCACGTTCTCGGCAGACACCCCCCTGGCCGTGACCGGCCTCATCGCAAAAAACGGCATCGCCGGGAACTGGTTCTGGTGGATCACCGGCCTCTCGACGCTCACGGTGACGTTCTTCTTCGCGCGATGGTGGCACCGCTCGCGCGTGCTCACCGACGTCGAGTATCTCGAGCTCCGCTACTCGGGGAGGTCGGCCGCCGCTCTGCGCGGGTTCGCGGCGCTGTACCGTGGCCTTCTGCTCAACGCCATCAAGCTCGGCTGGGTGCTACTTGCCATGGCAAAGGTGCTGGACACGATCTTCGACGTCAACAAGGAGACGGCGCTTCTCATAAGCCTGCTCATCGTTCTCATCTACAGCACGATGTCCGGCTTCTGGGGGGTGGTGGTGCTCGACTTCTTCGCGTTCCTCATCGCCATGCTGGGCTGCATCGCCCTGGCGGTCCTCTCGGTGAAGCACATCGGCGGCATGGACGCGTTGCACTCGGGGCTCATGGCGCGGTTCGGCGAGAAGGGCGCCATGGATATGATGGCGATATTCCCTTCGGTAGATTCGGCGTGGATGCCGCTCTTCACAGTAGTGGTCTATTTCGGGATCCTCTGGTGGGCGGACGCCAGGGTCGAGGGTGGCGCGTACGTGGCCCAGCGGCTCATGGCGTCGAAAAACGAAAAACACGCCACGCTCGCCAGCCTCTGGTTCACCTTCGCCAACATAGCGCTTCGGCCCTGGCCGTGGGTGATAATAGCGCTCGCCTCGTTCGTGGTGTTCCCGGACCTCGCGGACAAGGAGGCGGGCTTCCCGATGATGATGAAGACCGTTCTCCCGATAGGGCTCAGGGGCCTCATGGTGACCGCCTTCTTCGCGGCGTTCATGTCGACGATAGACACGCTCGTGAACTGGGGCTCCTCCTACGTGGTCAACGACTTCTACAAGCGGTTCTTCGCGAGGGAGAAGGGCGAGCGGCACTATGTGATAGCGGCCAAGTTCTGCGAGGCGGGCCTGCTCTGCATCGGCTATTTCGTGAGCCTGAAGGCCAGCTCGGTCAGCGGGATGTGGCAGTTCATAGTCGACCTCACCGCCGGCCTCGGGGTGGTGTACGTGGCCCGCTGGCTGTGGTGGCGGGTCAACGCGTGGTCCGAGATCGCCGCCATGACCGCCTCCGGCGCGACCACCATACTGCTCAAGATATTCACCGACCTGGACTTCGCGCACAGCCTGGTCGTGATACTGGCGGTCACTACCGCCAGCTGGGTGACCGTGACCTTCCTCACCAGCCCGGTCTCGATGGAGAAGCTCACCGAGTTCTACAGGAGGGTGAGGCCATATCCGCTGTTCTGGAAACCGGTGCTGGCCAACATCGACGACCCCGCCGAGAGGCATTGCCCCGACGATTTCTTCAAGAACGTCAGGTGCTGGGCCATCTCGGCGGTGGCGCTCTATTCGATGCTCTTCGCCATAGGCAAGTGGGTGCTCTGGGTCCCCTCCCACGCGCTGGCGCTCACGCTGCTCTGCGCGGTCTCGCTTGTCCTGCTCTGGAACGAGATGAGGGAGAGAAGGCCGCAGGTTGAAGAGGCGCCGGCGATTGCGAAGGAGCCGGCGCTCGAATCGGACTGA